A stretch of Castanea sativa cultivar Marrone di Chiusa Pesio chromosome 2, ASM4071231v1 DNA encodes these proteins:
- the LOC142624782 gene encoding uncharacterized protein LOC142624782 has product MKKIMLIITETKVSGSRVKEISDRLQFDGAFHANNIGYSGGLWLLWDSTQAEMSILSSTEQEIHTLVKDLSSKASWLLTAVYASPRYAERRLLWDNLSMVTELHALPWIIAGDFNEVLTSEDKFGGRPICLSRVLTFQDCLNNCGMIDLGFSGPRFTWTNRQPLSDLIQERINRVFVNTDWNTLSGSLCQAFGTITLGL; this is encoded by the coding sequence ATGAAGAAGATTATGCTTATTATTACTGAGACTAAGGTGAGTGGCTCAAGAGTAAAGGAAATTTCCGATAGACTTCAGTTTGATGGGGCCTTTCATGCTAATAATATAGGCTACTCTGGTGGGCTGTGGCTACTTTGGGACTCAACCCAAGCGGAAATGTCTATTCTTTCATCCACAGAGCAGGAAATTCACACATTAGTGAAAGACTTGTCTTCTAAGGCTTCCTGGCTGCTGACGGCTGTTTATGCCAGCCCCAGATACGCAGAAAGGCGTCTCTTGTGGGATAATCTCTCTATGGTAACTGAGTTACACGCCTTGCCCTGGATTATTGCGGGCGACTTTAACGAAGTTCTGACCAGTGAAGATAAGTTTGGGGGCAGACCAATATGTCTGTCTAGAGTGCTTACATTTCAAGATTGTCTGAATAATTGTGGTATGATCGATCTAGGCTTCTCAGGTCCTAGATTCACTTGGACTAATCGGCAACCCCTTTCTGATCTGATTCAAGAGAGAATTAACAGAGTATTTGTAAATACTGATTGGAATACTCTATCCGGAAGCCTGTGTCAAGCATTTGGAACGATCACATTGGGACTATAG